In Candidatus Lokiarchaeota archaeon, the genomic window CTATTCGCCTTCGTGCCCCTCGGGAGAAATGTTCAATTTCGAGTCATTCTATGCGTCTGGAAGAATCAAGATCTCCCAAGCGCTTGAGCAGGGAAAGCTGGAATGGAGTGAAGATCTCTTACTTCCTATTTTCGCATGTCCTCTATGCGGAAACTGTGAAATTCAATGTCAAGCTCCACATCAGGATATCATCGTTGACCTCATGGAAGAACTAAGAAGAAGAGCAGTTGATGAAATTGGCCCCCTTCCCTCGCATTTGCGTTTTAGGAACAGTGTTGAGAAGAACCATAATCCCTACGGTGAACCTCATGCCGATCGTATAACAGCAGAATCCTTGAACTTGCGTGAAAAAGCGGATCTCGTCTATTTCATTGGCTGTACGTCAACCTACAGAGAACAACAAATACGCGATGCAACCCTCTTGATTCTGGAAAAGGCAGATGTTGAATTCACTGTAGTTGACGAATATTGCTGCGGATCTCCGCTATTGCGAACTGGGCAGATGGATTTAATCGAGTTTCTAGTCCATCACAATATTGATGCTTTCAAAAAAGCTGGAGCAACAAGAATACTAACGTCTTGCGCGGGTTGTTATC contains:
- a CDS encoding (Fe-S)-binding protein — translated: MFNFESFYASGRIKISQALEQGKLEWSEDLLLPIFACPLCGNCEIQCQAPHQDIIVDLMEELRRRAVDEIGPLPSHLRFRNSVEKNHNPYGEPHADRITAESLNLREKADLVYFIGCTSTYREQQIRDATLLILEKADVEFTVVDEYCCGSPLLRTGQMDLIEFLVHHNIDAFKKAGATRILTSCAGCYRTLSTDYPNLGFELPEVLHITELLSELLQDGEIKLRSDIEPRTVTFHDPCHLGRHCGEYDSPRDVLGCLPVDFVEMEANRENAWCCGAGGGVKAGFNDFALWSAEQRIQHAKDVEADILASSCPFCKRNLSDAKREGDPEVMDLAELIERMLA